In the genome of Enterococcus hirae ATCC 9790, one region contains:
- a CDS encoding phage replisome organizer N-terminal domain-containing protein: MAEISWIKLKTTMFDDEKIRLIQAVPESDAIIVIWIRLLVLAGKTNDDGLIYIQRNMPYTEEMLATLFGKNVNTVRLALTTLANFNMIDLSSDGLIAISNWEKHQNIEGMDKVRLKNAERNRKYRERKRQERLKLENDVSVTSREGTDKDIEEDKDIDKEEKKGKYSDEHLRLAKKMQRNLTEDFPKEMNKVDIEKWADTIRLMEERDKASIEAIEYVINWLPTNEFWFGNIRSAKKLREKFEKLKFEIKADKKNHKKQSQKLQYSNPSEYDDLPI, encoded by the coding sequence TTGGCTGAGATAAGTTGGATCAAACTTAAAACTACTATGTTTGACGATGAAAAAATACGATTAATCCAAGCTGTTCCTGAGTCGGATGCCATCATCGTTATATGGATTCGATTACTAGTTTTAGCAGGAAAGACTAACGACGATGGTCTGATATATATCCAGAGGAACATGCCTTATACCGAAGAAATGCTTGCTACATTGTTTGGCAAAAACGTAAATACGGTTCGCTTAGCGCTAACTACATTGGCAAATTTCAACATGATTGATCTAAGCAGTGATGGACTAATTGCCATCAGTAATTGGGAAAAACATCAAAATATCGAGGGTATGGATAAAGTAAGGCTAAAAAATGCTGAAAGAAACCGTAAATACAGGGAAAGAAAGAGACAGGAACGTCTCAAATTGGAAAATGACGTTAGCGTGACGTCACGTGAGGGTACAGATAAAGATATAGAAGAAGATAAAGATATAGATAAAGAAGAAAAGAAAGGTAAGTATTCTGACGAACACTTACGCCTTGCTAAAAAAATGCAAAGGAATTTAACTGAAGATTTTCCAAAAGAAATGAACAAAGTAGATATCGAAAAATGGGCAGACACAATCAGGTTGATGGAAGAAAGAGATAAAGCGTCTATAGAAGCGATTGAGTATGTGATCAATTGGCTACCTACAAATGAATTTTGGTTTGGAAATATTAGAAGTGCTAAGAAATTGAGAGAAAAATTTGAGAAGCTCAAATTCGAAATCAAAGCAGACAAGAAGAATCATAAAAAGCAAAGTCAAAAACTACAGTACAGCAATCCTAGTGAATATGACGACTTGCCAATTTAA
- a CDS encoding ATP-binding protein, producing the protein MESLANAMEKLIRRVLVQSGKCPECSEPLYSWRAKNKDGSERCKPTCMSCGYKALRVKEDIQTERIYNDSLKARALSFFQNGSVLTDKTLFKCKMENYHVVDQETKIALERAKSYVNDVLLNHPAHFILSGKSGSGKSHLSMATAWEILERSNYDKKILFISYQELLEQIKFSYNNAELRKEIEGSLIADIKTTDLVVFDDIGAELGSGVSNSRQFTNNTLNTLLEARQNKATIITTNLSGPELREAYGERIVSRIFKNSEGYALKFQQTADKRIKPVKGSIA; encoded by the coding sequence ATGGAAAGCCTAGCAAATGCTATGGAGAAGCTAATAAGAAGAGTATTAGTGCAAAGCGGAAAATGTCCAGAATGTAGCGAACCTTTGTATAGTTGGCGAGCTAAAAATAAGGATGGTTCAGAACGCTGTAAACCAACATGCATGAGTTGTGGTTATAAAGCGTTACGTGTGAAAGAGGATATACAGACCGAACGGATATATAACGACAGCTTAAAAGCGCGAGCATTGAGTTTTTTTCAAAATGGTTCGGTATTAACAGATAAAACTTTGTTTAAATGCAAAATGGAAAATTATCACGTAGTGGATCAAGAAACGAAAATTGCTTTAGAAAGAGCTAAAAGCTATGTAAATGATGTCCTACTGAACCATCCTGCACATTTCATTCTATCAGGGAAATCAGGAAGCGGAAAAAGCCACTTGTCAATGGCGACAGCTTGGGAAATACTTGAGCGCTCAAATTATGACAAGAAAATACTTTTTATAAGCTATCAAGAATTATTAGAACAAATAAAGTTCTCTTATAACAATGCTGAACTGAGAAAAGAAATTGAAGGATCGCTTATAGCCGATATTAAAACAACTGATTTGGTGGTTTTTGACGATATTGGAGCTGAATTAGGTAGTGGGGTATCAAATAGTAGGCAGTTTACAAACAATACGTTAAACACGCTCTTGGAAGCCAGACAGAACAAGGCAACGATCATCACAACAAACTTATCTGGTCCCGAACTAAGAGAAGCCTACGGCGAAAGAATTGTTTCTAGGATATTTAAGAATTCAGAAGGTTATGCGCTGAAATTCCAACAAACAGCAGACAAGCGTATAAAACCAGTGAAAGGTAGTATCGCATGA
- a CDS encoding DUF1064 domain-containing protein: MNKYRNKKTVHRGIKFDSIAEAEYYDLALWQAEANGWKVKLQERFELMPKFELDGKKYRKIEYIPDFTFYKNGKLVKVVDVKGMQTKDFKIKAKLFCHQYQVPLILAKKYRNTFKEERF, from the coding sequence ATGAATAAATACCGTAATAAAAAAACTGTTCATCGAGGTATCAAGTTTGATTCTATAGCGGAAGCAGAGTATTACGATCTAGCCTTGTGGCAAGCTGAAGCTAACGGCTGGAAAGTAAAACTTCAGGAAAGATTTGAGCTAATGCCGAAATTTGAACTAGACGGAAAGAAGTATCGCAAGATCGAGTATATTCCTGACTTCACATTTTATAAAAACGGCAAACTTGTCAAAGTCGTAGATGTTAAAGGAATGCAGACAAAAGACTTTAAGATCAAGGCAAAGTTGTTTTGTCATCAATATCAAGTGCCGTTGATATTAGCTAAAAAATATCGGAATACGTTCAAGGAAGAGCGTTTTTAA
- a CDS encoding antitoxin: protein MTTEEVIQMRIRSIQREIDDLERTKAVMVNETARKAIDLHIENLRREIHRLEE, encoded by the coding sequence ATGACAACAGAAGAAGTGATTCAAATGCGTATTCGAAGCATTCAACGTGAAATTGACGATCTGGAACGAACAAAGGCAGTGATGGTCAATGAAACGGCTAGAAAGGCAATCGATTTGCACATAGAAAATTTAAGAAGGGAAATCCATCGATTGGAGGAATGA
- a CDS encoding DUF1140 family protein, translated as MDLITQYSDIILKKIMMKIQKDKKSKERAELVKLEMAETGAGVRSSRHWKAAANIEFYYNEIQKGFDQMRELDRQTNWSKKLHQDRFKFVEKYREILNEYFEED; from the coding sequence ATGGATCTCATTACACAATACAGTGATATCATCCTCAAGAAAATCATGATGAAGATTCAGAAAGACAAAAAATCAAAAGAACGAGCGGAATTAGTTAAGTTGGAAATGGCTGAAACAGGAGCAGGAGTGCGAAGTAGCAGGCATTGGAAAGCAGCAGCAAACATTGAATTCTATTACAACGAAATTCAAAAAGGGTTCGATCAGATGCGTGAGCTGGATCGGCAAACAAATTGGAGCAAGAAACTTCATCAAGATCGTTTCAAATTTGTAGAAAAGTATAGAGAGATACTGAATGAGTATTTCGAGGAGGACTAG
- a CDS encoding MazG-like family protein: protein MDELITKVEQWAKDKGLDQADSSKQMLKTIEEIGEVAASLARKDEHGLRDGIGDVVVTLIILAMQNDMDLYECLNQAYNEIKGRTGKMVYGVFVKSSDLEEAE from the coding sequence ATGGACGAACTAATCACAAAAGTAGAGCAGTGGGCTAAAGATAAGGGATTGGATCAAGCTGATTCCAGCAAGCAAATGTTAAAAACGATCGAAGAGATTGGGGAAGTTGCCGCTTCTCTAGCTAGAAAAGATGAACATGGTTTAAGAGACGGAATTGGAGACGTAGTAGTAACCTTGATTATTTTAGCTATGCAAAATGATATGGATTTGTACGAGTGTCTGAACCAAGCATACAACGAAATCAAAGGACGCACAGGGAAAATGGTATATGGTGTATTCGTGAAGTCGAGTGATTTGGAGGAAGCGGAATGA
- a CDS encoding ArpU family phage packaging/lysis transcriptional regulator, translating to MQLLREVDFKQTRCNARDVLKNFRRLERMAGRSLIDIKSPIITDMPKAPKHGNKAEDAIIQMMDIEAERDAILAALMALSLISRQILYYSFCVPDSFSNYRISREVGYSERSIQRMKSEALIEFAEAYKHGRIIAYK from the coding sequence ATGCAATTGTTACGAGAGGTAGATTTCAAACAGACAAGATGTAATGCGAGAGATGTGCTGAAGAACTTTCGGCGTTTGGAGCGGATGGCAGGTCGCTCTTTGATAGATATTAAGTCGCCGATTATTACGGATATGCCGAAGGCGCCGAAGCACGGCAATAAGGCAGAGGACGCGATCATTCAGATGATGGATATAGAAGCAGAGAGAGATGCGATTCTAGCGGCTTTGATGGCACTTAGTCTGATTAGTCGTCAGATACTCTACTACAGCTTTTGTGTGCCAGATAGCTTCTCAAACTACAGAATTAGCCGTGAAGTGGGTTATTCAGAAAGAAGTATACAACGGATGAAGTCGGAAGCTCTAATAGAGTTTGCAGAAGCATATAAACACGGAAGAATAATTGCTTATAAATAA
- a CDS encoding DUF6731 family protein produces the protein MAKQKIRFNYFEPQLIIENNDLVKWDMKKFLDAILNNKKTFDASVFLGDEISDLEWNSCDYDSSNDIYYIQLSKLRSKNIPSRKRINHDKEDINLADDEYLGEFNLLVYDPKVQALIVQSNFYGLTTKQIALALTGLRQKVNKINGTSDGDIPYVVHLSPVIDSNAINKVLNNEIYRKVTIKGADYNAIADSDLNSQLLNKTIDALNEIHGVNFELTLSMAKSEKKIR, from the coding sequence ATGGCAAAGCAAAAAATCCGTTTTAATTATTTTGAGCCTCAATTAATTATTGAAAACAATGATTTGGTAAAATGGGATATGAAGAAATTTTTAGATGCAATTTTAAATAATAAAAAAACTTTTGATGCATCAGTATTTTTAGGAGATGAAATATCAGATTTAGAATGGAATAGCTGTGATTACGATAGTTCTAATGATATATACTACATTCAGTTATCTAAGTTAAGATCAAAAAATATTCCTTCTCGGAAACGGATTAATCATGATAAAGAAGATATTAATTTAGCCGACGATGAATATTTAGGTGAATTTAACTTGTTGGTTTATGATCCTAAAGTGCAAGCTCTTATAGTTCAAAGTAATTTTTATGGATTGACTACTAAACAAATAGCACTGGCCTTAACCGGTTTAAGACAAAAAGTGAATAAAATTAATGGAACTTCTGATGGTGATATTCCATATGTGGTACATTTATCACCAGTAATTGATTCTAATGCTATTAATAAAGTTTTGAATAATGAAATTTATAGAAAAGTTACAATTAAAGGTGCTGATTATAATGCCATAGCGGATTCAGATCTTAATTCCCAATTGTTAAATAAAACTATCGATGCTCTTAACGAAATTCACGGAGTAAATTTTGAGTTGACGCTATCGATGGCTAAATCAGAAAAAAAGATACGCTAG
- a CDS encoding HNH endonuclease, whose product MTEEFYRWLLQLIREDRLVKFYQSPKWRRLREKAMKRDHYECQECRRLGKYHRVENIHHIKEVKDRPDLALDLDNLICLCVEHHNEVHGRYLTALDKQEKKIESFDNFDASERW is encoded by the coding sequence ATGACCGAGGAATTCTATAGATGGTTATTACAGTTGATAAGAGAAGATCGTTTGGTTAAGTTCTATCAGTCTCCTAAATGGCGCAGGCTTAGAGAGAAAGCGATGAAGCGAGATCACTATGAATGCCAGGAGTGTAGAAGACTTGGTAAGTATCATAGAGTAGAGAACATTCATCATATAAAGGAAGTCAAGGATAGACCTGACTTAGCTTTAGATTTAGATAATCTTATTTGTTTATGTGTTGAACATCATAATGAAGTTCATGGCAGATATCTTACAGCATTGGATAAACAAGAGAAGAAGATAGAAAGCTTTGATAACTTCGATGCAAGTGAAAGGTGGTAA
- a CDS encoding P27 family phage terminase small subunit yields the protein MFKNELSQNRYREKLRRSLISQLESQKTNIEPFLDNVDRYISLWETAISLEEDISENGIRLENGKKNESVALLVSVNKQMGLMLDKLAITPELVGEANESIPEL from the coding sequence ATGTTTAAAAACGAATTGTCTCAAAATCGCTACAGAGAAAAATTACGCCGCTCTTTAATAAGCCAATTGGAAAGTCAGAAAACAAATATTGAGCCATTCTTAGATAATGTTGATCGTTATATCAGTTTATGGGAAACGGCGATATCACTGGAAGAAGATATATCCGAGAACGGCATTAGACTGGAGAATGGTAAAAAGAATGAATCAGTAGCGTTGCTTGTTTCTGTTAACAAACAAATGGGATTGATGTTGGATAAACTTGCTATTACTCCTGAATTGGTAGGTGAAGCAAATGAATCAATTCCTGAGTTATAA
- a CDS encoding terminase TerL endonuclease subunit, producing the protein MNQFLSYKHIENWFKAIEEGTVKVCKEQLLLKKYLEERVFTREDIYFDKQMVEDSINIPAQYFPFELIPWEKFLQCFIYGVRWKKDKTLVFNRYLSLMGRGNGKTGFASWNNFFLLTAKHGIKNYDIDIYANNESQAKTSFDDVFKVIKDHPDLDKKVFKATKEVIQNIATNSKLRYNTANARTKDGKRPGANRFDEIHENEDYSMINVATSGGGKIRDYREFYDTTNGHVRGGPLDDIIEESKMILSGELGIDKDGVEFSSLFPFICRLDNDNEVDDPDMWEKACPTINNNADLKRKMFQEYSQMQRNAGLRLTFMTKRMNRPMEDTRFAVASYDDVLHTKEKEFPEKMDEVIGTVDFADRRDFASVGLLGKYDKDVYFTQHTFIHESALRLQNIKREVIDISIAQGKSQIVHGKNIEADYIVGWFLEMSNKYYIKKIAMDMYRAKILKPALEEAGFTVEIVRSGSATHGMLKDLVDDLFINQRLYFGDDAIMRWYCMNVYEEHISNGNIRYEKIEPETRKTDGFFSFLHGLNFLDDIYDSAPVTVTNSLVENTGTGFTPLVF; encoded by the coding sequence ATGAATCAATTCCTGAGTTATAAGCATATTGAAAATTGGTTCAAAGCTATAGAAGAAGGCACTGTCAAGGTATGCAAAGAGCAATTATTGCTCAAGAAGTACCTAGAAGAAAGAGTTTTTACTAGAGAAGATATTTACTTCGATAAGCAGATGGTAGAGGATTCAATCAATATACCAGCACAATACTTTCCATTCGAATTAATTCCGTGGGAAAAATTTCTACAATGTTTTATTTATGGTGTTCGATGGAAAAAAGATAAAACGCTAGTGTTCAATAGATATCTTTCATTAATGGGACGTGGTAATGGTAAAACTGGTTTTGCTTCTTGGAACAACTTCTTTCTATTAACCGCTAAACACGGTATTAAAAATTATGATATTGATATCTATGCCAATAATGAGAGCCAAGCAAAGACTAGTTTTGATGATGTATTTAAAGTAATTAAAGATCATCCTGATTTAGATAAAAAAGTATTTAAAGCGACGAAGGAAGTTATTCAAAATATCGCTACAAATAGCAAGCTTCGTTATAACACGGCAAATGCTAGAACAAAAGATGGGAAACGACCGGGAGCAAACCGCTTTGATGAAATTCATGAAAATGAAGATTACTCAATGATAAATGTGGCTACTTCTGGTGGTGGTAAAATTCGAGATTATAGAGAATTTTATGATACAACTAATGGCCATGTTCGTGGTGGTCCGCTTGATGACATTATAGAAGAATCAAAAATGATTCTTTCTGGAGAACTTGGAATTGACAAGGATGGAGTAGAATTTTCTAGTTTGTTTCCATTTATTTGTCGCTTGGATAACGATAATGAAGTTGATGATCCCGACATGTGGGAAAAAGCTTGTCCAACCATTAATAACAATGCAGATTTAAAACGTAAAATGTTTCAAGAATACTCTCAAATGCAACGTAATGCTGGTTTAAGACTTACGTTCATGACAAAACGAATGAACAGACCTATGGAAGATACACGATTTGCTGTTGCTTCATATGATGATGTTCTGCATACGAAAGAAAAAGAATTTCCTGAAAAAATGGATGAAGTGATAGGAACAGTCGATTTTGCTGATAGACGAGATTTTGCCAGCGTTGGGTTGCTAGGAAAATATGATAAAGATGTGTATTTTACACAACATACTTTTATCCACGAATCAGCTCTTCGATTACAAAACATAAAACGAGAGGTTATAGATATTTCTATAGCTCAAGGTAAATCACAGATCGTTCACGGAAAAAATATAGAAGCTGATTATATTGTAGGTTGGTTTCTTGAAATGAGTAATAAATATTACATTAAAAAAATCGCTATGGATATGTACCGTGCAAAAATATTGAAGCCCGCTTTAGAAGAAGCCGGTTTTACTGTGGAAATTGTTCGAAGCGGATCTGCTACACATGGTATGTTAAAAGATCTGGTTGATGACCTTTTTATTAATCAACGTTTATATTTTGGCGATGATGCAATTATGCGTTGGTATTGCATGAATGTATATGAAGAGCATATTTCTAATGGGAATATACGTTATGAAAAAATAGAACCTGAGACTAGAAAAACGGATGGCTTTTTTTCATTCCTTCATGGTTTGAATTTTTTAGATGATATTTATGATTCTGCTCCTGTAACAGTCACAAATAGCTTAGTAGAAAATACAGGAACTGGATTTACTCCTCTAGTATTCTAA